Proteins encoded together in one Quercus lobata isolate SW786 chromosome 3, ValleyOak3.0 Primary Assembly, whole genome shotgun sequence window:
- the LOC115980538 gene encoding uncharacterized protein LOC115980538 — protein sequence MAAAMAELTRQNQELRMEISQRRQTREEHAGQTQGHGDKENTEVGSQFRGTTSRVVPHLKEEMDQMKKVMEEMKENMRRTNPIEDLVHRTDSPFTASINGHPLPSKFKLPSLDSYDRTRDPFDHIATFKTTMHLQGVPDEIMCRAFPTTLKGPARVWFSKIPPSSVSTFEELSKLFVNNFIGGQRHKRSSSSLLTIEQGENESLRSFITRFNREALSVDEVDDKLLLAAFHNGINSDLFIHKLYEKEPQTMAELVHSAQNFMNAEDAIIAKKRKRAERMEAHPARHSEQAPRPKKGRTEDRKERDGRKTGPLGRSQNYTPLNAPLNQVLMQIKDDPSLKWPEKMKGDPNKRNKNKYCRFHRDHGHDTDECYDLKQQIENLIRQGKLKHFVGRDRTDEKQKGKMEESSRPPLGEIRIIVGGNPMGQSSKSKKTYLKAVQNVQLSGRTPRTRPMDEPTISFTNEDAERIHHPHDDAIVITLLIADYTTRRVLVDNGSSADVLYYPAFQQMRLGRDQLRAVCSPLIGFGGMKVQPVGTITLPVVVGSYPQQITKEVNFLVVDCTSSYNAIIGRPTLNSWKAITSTYHLSVKFPTEYGIGQAQGDQLAARECYLAMVALDEQVQTMSIEERRVIAEPTEVLEDVLLQEDDPEKFTRIGTGMKEKAREDLIQFLRKSIDVFAWSHNDMPGIDPSVITHRLNVYPFFKPIRQKKRVFAPERDKAIKEEVQKLTTAKFIKEVYYPDCYPLPRIDQLVDSTAGHQLLSFMDAFSGYNQIKMDEADQEKTSFITSQGLFCYKVMPFGLKNAGATYQRLVNHMFRPQIGRNVEVYVDDMLVKSIDEGSHLDDLQETFETLRRYKMKLNPSKCAFGVSSGKFLGFMVSQRGIEANPDKIQAILNMEPPKNIKEVQSLTGRVAALNRFVSKATDKCLPFFKVLRKAFEWTDECQRAFQDLKDYLTTAPLLSPSVQGEELYLYLAVSPHAVSSALIREEGKIQKPVYYTSRALRGAERRYPLMEKLAFALITASRKLRHYFQVHVINVMTDHPLKKAINKLEAAGRLIQWAVELSEFDIRYQPRNAIKAQALADFIAEFTPSYEDLGEGEYNKSVVHVDGSSTLYAGGIGVVLQSPEGDKLKYKARLQYQTTNNEVEYEALLKGLELAKSVEADTILVMGDSQLVIGQVNGIYEAKEDRMKKEENVEADTLAKEASANEALDDTDGVHYMPSIDLPELMQIEGEGSWMTPIVSYLKDGRLPEEKDEARKLKVKSARYVLMDEVLYKRGFSQPLLRCLAPDEANYMLREVHEGACGNHSGARSLVHKVIRSGFYWPTIQADAKAYVKVCDQCQRFSNIPRQPAEYLTPMMAPWPFAQWGIDILGPFPTGTRQMKFLVVGIDYFTKWVEAEPLAKITQQNVKNFVWKNIVCRFGVPRVLVSDNGRQFDNTPFREFCEQLGMKNHYSSPSHPQANGQAEVANRSLTTARTPTGETPFKLAYGSEAVIPAEVHMTSHRVRKYQTEENEEQLRLNLDLMDEVRMDAEQRTARLIHKKKASMDE from the exons ATGGCGGCTGCAATGGCGGaattgactcgccaaaaccaggAGTTAAGGATGGAGATCAGTCAGAGAAGACAGACACGTGAGGAACACGCAGGACAGACACAAGGCCATGGTGACAAAGAGAATACTGAAGTTGGAAGCCAGTttagaggcaccacttcacggGTAGTGCCACACTTGAAAGAggagatggaccaaatgaagaaagtcatggaggagatgaaggagaaCATGAGGAGAACTAATCCTATAGAGGATTTGGTCCACAGAACAGATTCTCCttttacggcttccatcaatggCCACCCCttaccatcaaagttcaaactgCCTTCCCTGGACTCGTATGATAGGACGCGTGACCCCTTTGATCACATTGCAACATTCAAGACGACAATGCACCTCCAAGGGGTCCCTGATGAAATCATGTGTCGAGCCTTCCCTACTACCCTTAAAGGCCCGGCACGAGTTTGGTTCAGTAAAATCCCCCCAAGTTCCGTAAGTACTTTCGAAGAGTTAAGCAaattgtttgttaacaatttcatcgGGGGACAGAGGCACAAGCGCTCTTCGTCCAGCTTACTGACCATAGAACAAGGGGAGAACGAAAGCCTGCGGTCATTCATCACTCGCTTCAACAGGGAAGCCCTTAGCGTGGACGAGGTGGACGACAAGCTTCTACTGGCAGCCTTCCACAATGGGATTAATTCGGATTTATTTATCCACAAGCTATACGAGAAGGAGCCTCAAACCATGGCCGAgctcgtccattcggctcagaacttcatgaatgcagaagatgcaatcATAGCCAAGAAGCGGAAAAGAGCTGAGAGGATGGAAGCGCACCCAGCTCGACACTCAGAACAAGcccctcgtccaaagaagggacggacggaAGATAGGAAGGAACGAGATGGCAGGAAGACAGGTCCCTTGGGAAGAAGCCAGAACTATACGCCCCTGAACGCTCCACTTAATCAGGTtctcatgcaaatcaaagacgATCCTTCTTTAAAATGGCCAGAGAAGATGAAAGGGGATCCCAACAAGCGcaataagaacaaatattgtCGCTTTCACAGGGACCATGGGCATGACACGGATGAGTGTTATGACCTAAAACAGCAAATTGAGAACCTTATCAGGCAAGGAAAGTTGAAGCACTTCGTTGGAAGGGATCGTACAGATGAGAAGCAGAAAGGCAAAATGGAGGAATCATCCCGGCCCCCACTCGGGGAGATAAGGATTATCGTTGGAGGGAACCCGATGGGGCAATCTTCCAAGTCGAAGAAGACGTATCTCAAAGcggtacaaaatgttcagctcTCTGGACGAACACCAAGGACGAGACCAATGGACGAGCCAACCATTTCCTTCACCAATGAAGATGCTGAGAGGATCCATCACCCGCATGACGATGCGATCGTCATTACACTGCTCATTGCAGATTATACAACCAGAAGAGTGTTAGTTGACAACGGAAGTTCAGCAGACGTATTGTACTACCCCGCCTTCCAACAGATGAGGCTTGGACGAGATCAACTTCGTGCAGTATGCTCGCCGCTGATAGGATTTGGAGGAATGAAGGTGCAGCCCGTGGGTACCATTACATTACCAGTTGTGGTAGGGTCATACCCGCAACAGATAACCAAGGAAGTCAATTTCCTGGTGGTAGACTGTACTTCTTCatacaatgccatcattggaAGACCCACTCTTAATAGTTGGAAGGCGATAACCTCGACCTACCATCTATCAGTCAAATTCCCTACGGAGTACGGGATAGGACAAGCACAAGGAGATCAGTTGGCAGCTAGAGAATGCTACTTAGCCATGGTGGCTTTGGACGAACAGGTGCAGACAATGAGCATCGAGGAAAGAAGAGTTATTGCAGAGCCCACGGAAGTGTTGGAAGATGTCCTTTTGCAAGAAGATGATCCTGAGAAATTTACCAGAATTGGAACAGGTATGAAGGAGAAGGCAAGAGAAGACCTCATCCAGTTCCTGAGAAAAAGTATCGAcgtttttgcatggagtcataacgacatgccaggaatcgacCCAAGTGTGATCACTCATCGATTGAATGTATACCCCTTTTTTAAGCCTATCCGTCAGAAGAAGAGGGTATTCGCTCCCGAGAGGGACAAGGCAATCAAGGAAGAGGTTCAAAAACTGACCACGGCGAAGTTCATTAAGGAAGTCTATTACCCGGATTG TTATCCTCTGCCAcgcattgatcaattggtggactCTACTGCTGGCCATCAattgctgagcttcatggatgccttctcAGGATATAATCAGATCAAGATGGATGAAGCTGATCAGGAAAAAACTTCCTTCATTACCAGCCAAGGCTTgttttgctacaaagtgatgcccttcggcttgaAAAACGCAGGGGCAACTTATCAAAGGTTAGTGAATCATATGTTTCGACCACAAATAGGACGGAATGTGGAGGtttatgtcgacgacatgcttgtGAAGAGCATAGACGAGGGAAGCCATCTAGACGACCTAcaggaaacctttgaaacacttcggcgatataagatgaagttgaacccaagCAAGTGTGCATTCGGAGTATCGTCGGGAAAGTTTCTGGGGTTCATGGTCTCGCAAAGAGGAATTGAGGCAAATCCGGACAAGATCCAGGCTATATTGAACATGGAGCCACCGAAGAATATCAAGGAAGTCCAATCCCTCACAGGACGAGTTGCCGCTTTGAACAGGTTTGTTTCGAAAGCCACAGATaagtgtttacccttctttaAAGTCCTCAGGAAGGCATTTGAGTGGACGGACGAATGCCAAAGGGCCTTCCAAGACCTGAAGGACTATCTCACAACCGCCCCATTATTAAGTCCATCCGTGCAAGGAGAAGAACTGTACTTATACTTAGCGGTGTCCCCACACGCCGTAAGTTCAGCtttaatcagagaagagggaaaaatacaaaaaccggTGTATTACACTAGCCGGGCACTCAGAGGAGCAGAGCGAAGATATCCGCTCATGGAGAAATTGGCTTTTGCACTGATAACGGCTTCTAGGAAGTTGAGACATTACTTCCAagttcatgtcatcaatgtcatgacggACCATCCGCTTAAGAAGGCAATAAACAAGCTGGAAGCCGCAGGACGACTGATTCAGTGGGCAGTTGAACTTAGCGAATTCGACATTCGGTACCAACCGAGAAATGCAATAAAGgctcaagccctagcagatttcATCGCAGAGTTCACTCCAAGTTACGAAGACCTGGGGGAAGGAGAGTACAACAAATCGGTCGTCCATGTAGATGGATCATCTACATTATATGCTGGAGGAATAGGAGTTGTTTTGCAGTCGCCGGAAGGGGACAAATTGAAATACAAGGCCCGTCTGCAATACCAGACTACTAACAATGAAGTGGAGTATGAAGCCCTTTTAAAGGGGTTGGAACTGGCCAAATCTGTAGAAGCAGACACGATACTTGTCATGGGAGACTCTCAACTGGTCATAGGCCAAGTCAATGGAATATATGAAGCCAAGGAAGACAGAATGAAGAA ggaagagaatGTGGAAGCAGATACTCTGGCGAAGGAAGCATCTGCGAATGAGGCGTTGGACGATACAGATGGTGTACACTACATGCCAAGTATAGACCTTCCAGAATTGATGCAGATAGAGGGAGAAGGAAGTTGGATGACCCCAATAGTGTCCTACTTAAAGGACGGAAGGCTTCCAGAAGAGAAAGACGAAGCAAGGAAGCTCAAAGTCAAGTCAGCCAGGTATGTGCTTATGGACGAGGTgttatacaagagaggtttttcccagcctctcttAAGATGTTTGGCTCCAGACGAAGCAAATTACATGTTGAGGGAGGTTCACGAAGGAGCATGCGGGAACCATTCGGGAGCCAGATCACTCGTCCATAAAGTCATCCGTAGCGGATTCTATTGGCCAACCAtccaagctgatgctaaagcatatGTCAAAGTATGTGATCAATGTCAACGCTTCAGCAATATTCCCAGACAACCAGCAGAATATCTCACGCCAATGATGGCCCCTTGGCCCTTCGCGCAATGGGGAAtagacattttggggccctTTCCGACTGGAACTCGGCAAATGAAGTTTCTGGTGGTGggaatagattacttcacaaaatgggtggaagccgaACCCTTAGCCAAAATTACACAGCAGAATGTCAAGAActtcgtctggaagaacattgtatgcagattCGGAGTACCAAGAGTACTAGTGTCTGACAATGGACGACAGTTTGACAACACACCTTTCAGGGAATTTTGTGAACAGCTTGGAATgaagaaccattactcctcaccCTCCCACCCACAGGCCAATGGCCAAGCAGAAGTCGcgaaccgatcctt AACGACAGCGAGAACTCCAACAGGAGAAACTCCTTTCAAACTAGCCTACGGAAGCGAGGCAGTCATACCAGCAGAAGTACACATGACGAGCCACAGGGTGAGGAAGTATCAAACTGAAGAAAACGAGGAACAGCTCCGTCTTAACCTTGACCTTATGGACGAGGTCAGGATGGATGCAGAACAGAGGACAGCAAG ATTGATCCACAAAAAGAAAGCAAGCATGGACGAATGA